One region of Mangifera indica cultivar Alphonso chromosome 3, CATAS_Mindica_2.1, whole genome shotgun sequence genomic DNA includes:
- the LOC123211402 gene encoding ADP-ribosylation factor-like protein 5: MGALISKFWFMLFPGKDYKIVIVGLDNAGKTTTLYKLHLGEVVTTHPTVGSNVEELVYKNIRFEAWDVGGQERLRTSWATYYRGTHAVIVVIDSTDRARISIMKDELFRLLGHDDLQQSVVLIFANKQDLKDAMTPAEITDALSLHSIKNHDWHIQACSALTGDGLYDGLEWISQRVTGKSPS; the protein is encoded by the exons ATGGGAGCGCTAATATCCAAGTTCTGGTTTATGCTTTTTCCGGGAAAGGATTACAAGATCGTGATTGTAGGGTTGGATAATGCCGGGAAAACGACGACGCTTTACAAGTTGCACTTGGGTGAAGTTGTTACCACCCACCCTACTGTTGGAAGCAACGTTGAAGAGCTTGTTTATAAGAACATTCGGTTTGAG GCTTGGGATGTTGGTGGACAGGAGAGACTAAGAACATCATGGGCAACTTACTATCGTGGTACTCATGCTGTAATTGTGGTTATAGACAGCACTGATAGAGCCAGAATTTCCATCATGAAAGATGAACTCTTTAGGCTTCTTGGGCACGATGACTTACAACAATCAGTTGTCCTTATCTTTGCAAATAAACAAGACCTCAAGGATGCCATGACCCCAGCTGAAATCACGGACGCTCTTTCGCTTCACAGCATCAAGAATCATGATTGGCACATTCAAGCATGCAGTGCACTTACCGGAGATGGGTTATATGATGGTCTAGAGTGGATTAGCCAGCGGGTTACGGGAAAATCCCCAAGTTGA
- the LOC123211403 gene encoding guanine nucleotide-binding protein subunit gamma 1-like, translating to MQSDRSNSVFVVTQRSQSLAASDARGKHRLQAELKRVEQEAKFLEEELEELDQMEKASMACKETLSDVKARPDPLLPVTTGPSNPSWDRWFEGPQESRGCRCWIL from the exons ATGCAATCGGATAGGTCCAATTCTGTTTTCGTGGTAACTCAGAGAAGTCAGTCTTTGGCCGCTAGTGATGCTCGAGGCAAGCACAGATTACAAGCTGAACTTAAACGCGTCGAGCAAGAAGCTAAATTCTTAGAG GAAGAGCTGGAAGAACTTGACCAAATGGAGAAGGCCTCAATGGCATGCAAGGA AACACTGAGTGACGTCAAAGCTAGACCTGATCCTCTTCTCCCAGT AACAACCGGTCCTTCAAATCCATCATGGGATCGGTGGTTTGAAGGACCTCAAGAGTCGAGAGGTTGCAGATGCTGGATTCTGTGA
- the LOC123211533 gene encoding uncharacterized protein LOC123211533: MASQLLHFPRATAHRTNHQLLFTTTLLTRRQIDPRNGRNRVRIKALNGGDSYLDMWRKAKEREGKDIEFLKIADTLAEIDGSDGDDNVGGEELDKKNEEFQKLLEVSKEERDRIQRMQVIDRAAAAIAEARSLLEQRKESESLVKSGSGDANSVVKSESSGASSVVKNENGGAVGVPQGGTQNVSIFVPRSETSGNGTPGPDFWTWRPPQENDGSLDDEYDLQMAMKSPVYPSTHPVMEKTQSMDILPIPFESKLSDTNHIALPPFQSLVEVLKENVSEASQAAPSLEEERELGALFSAHAAEAADALDKVDELFTQGYNPDGSRWWKETGIEKRPDGVICRWTMTRGVSADQDVEWQEKFWEAADEFGYKELGSEKSGRDATGNIWSEFWRESMRLECGIMHLEKTADKWGKNGKGEEWQEKWWEHYDASGQSEKWAHKWCSLDPHTPLDIGHAHVWHERWGEKYDGHGGSIKYTDKWAERWEDDGWAKWGDKWDENFDPNGHGVKQGETWWQGRHGDRWNRTWGERHNGSGWVHKYGKSSSGEHWDTNQQQETWYERFPHYGFYHCFDNSVQLREVRKPSEFVEP; encoded by the exons ATGGCTTCTCAACTCCTTCATTTTCCACGCGCTACCGCGCACCGGACCAACCACCAGTTACTTTTCACCACTACCTTGCTAACACGCCGCCAAATCGATCCTCGAAATGGACGAAACAGAGTGAGGATTAAGGCTTTGAATGGAGGAGATTCGTACTTGGACATGTGGAGGAAGGCCAAAGAGCGCGAGGGGAAGGACATTGAGTTTCTAAAGATCGCCGATACGTTGGCGGAGATTGATGGTTCTGATGGTGATGATAATGTTGGCGGAGAGGAACTCGATAAGAAGAATGAGGAGTTTCAGAAGCTTCTGGAAGTTTCAAAGGAGGAGCGTGACCGTATTCAGCGCATGCAGGTGATTGATCGTGCTGCTGCGGCCATCGCGGAGGCTCGCTCGCTCCTCGAGCAGAGAAAGGAGTCAGAGTCTTTAGTGAAGAGTGGGAGTGGTGATGCTAATTCTGTTGTGAAGAGCGAGAGTAGTGGAGCAAGTTCTGTGGTGAAGAATGAGAATGGTGGAGCTGTTGGGGTTCCTCAAGGag gAACGCAGAATGTTAGCATTTTTGTACCTCGGTCAGAAACTTCTGGAAATGGAACGCCAGGTCCAGATTTTTGGACCTGGAGGCCCCCTCAAGAGAATGATGGAAGTTTGGATGATGAATATGACTTGCAAATGGCTATGAAGTCTCCTGTCTATCCTTCTACTCACCCAGTGATGGAGAAAACACAATCCATGGATATTCTCCCAATTCCATTTGAGAGTAAACTTTCCGACACCAACCACATCGCACTTCCCCCGTTTCAGTCTTTAGTTGAGGTTCTGAAAGAAAATGTTTCTGAGGCGAGTCAAGCAGCGCCTTCCTTAGAAGAAGAACGCGAACTTGGTGCTCTGTTTTCAGCCCACGCAGCAGAAGCGGCAGATGCTCTTGACAAGGTTGATGAATTATTTACTCAGGGATATAATCCAGATGGTTCAAGGTGGTGGAAGGAGACTGGAATCGAGAAAAGACCTGATGGTGTGATCTGCCGGTGGACAATGACCAGGGGTGTTAGTGCCGATCAAGATGTTGAGTGGCAAGAGAAATTCTGGGAGGCGGCTGATGAGTTTGGTTACAAGGAACTTGGTTCAGAGAAGTCAGGACGTGATGCAACGGGTAATATCTGGAGTGAGTTTTGGAGGGAATCAATGAGGCTG GAGTGTGGCATTATGCATCTTGAGAAAACTGCAGATAAGTGGGGAAAGAATGGAAAAGGTGAAGAGTGGCAAGAGAAGTGGTGGGAACATTATGATGCCTCAGGTCAATCGGAAAAATGGGCCCACAAGTGGTGTAGCCTTGACCCTCACACACCCCTGGACATTGGTCATGCTCATGTTTGGCATGAAAG GTGGGGTGAAAAATATGATGGACATGGTGGTAGCATTAAGTACACTGACAAATGGGCTGAGCGGTGGGAAGATGATGGCTGGGCGAAGTGGGGTGACAAAtgggatgaaaattttgatccAAATGGTCATGGAGTCAAGCAGGGAGAGACATGGTGGCAAGGTAGGCATGGAGACCGCTGGAATCGTACTTGGGGTGAGCGTCACAATGGTTCCGGATGGGTTCACAAGTATGGAAAGAGCAGCAGCGGGGAGCACTGGGACACAAATCAGCAGCAAGAGACATGGTACGAGAGATTTCCACATTATGGCTTTTATCACTGCTTCGACAACTCAGTCCAGCTCCGGGAAGTTCGGAAGCCATCCGAGTTTGTTGAGCCATAA
- the LOC123211534 gene encoding 2-methyl-6-phytyl-1,4-hydroquinone methyltransferase, chloroplastic-like isoform X2 yields the protein MASIAPTGLGFAGSDFHGRCLCFPKIRLVSYNRKQNALMFRTRCSISSSRPASQPRFIQHKKEAFWFYRFLSIVYDHIINPGHWTEDMRDEALEPADLYDRNMRVVDVGGGTGFTTLGIVKHVDAKNVTILDQSPHQLAKAKKKEPLKECTIIEGDAEDLPFPTDYADRYVSAGSIEYWPDPQRGIKEAYRVLKIGGKACVIGPVYPTFWLSQFFADMWMLFPKEEEYIEWFTKAGFKDVKLKRIGPKWYRGVRRHGLIMGCSVTGVKPLSGDSPLQLGPKAEDVKKPVNPFVFLLRFLLGTIAATYFVLVPIYMWIKDKIVPKGQPI from the exons ATGGCTTCAATTGCCCCAACTGGGTTAGGATTTGCGGGCTCAGATTTTCATGGTAGGTGCTTGTGCTTCCCAAAGATCAGGTTAGTGTCTTACAATAGGAAACAAAATGCTCTGATGTTTAGAACCAGATGCAGTATATCATCTTCAAGGCCTGCTTCTCAGCCGAGGTTCATACAACACAAGAAAGAGGCATTTTGGTTTTACAGGTTCTTATCTATAGTGTATGACCATATCATAAATCCTGGTCACTGGACTGAGGACATGAGAGATGAGGCGTTAGAGCCTGCTGATCTCTATGATAGGAATATGAGAGTGGTAGATGTTGGCGGCGGGACTGGATTTACAACTCTTGGTATAGTTAAGCATGTGGATGCCAAAAATGTTACAATTCTTGATCAGTCACCACATCAGCTTGCCAAGGCGAAAAAGAAGGAGCCCTTGAAGGAATGCACCATAATTGAAGGTGATGCAGAGGATCTCCCATTCCCGACTGATTACGCAGATCGCTATGTGTCAGCTGGAAg TATTGAGTACTGGCCAGACCCACAACGTGGCATCAAAGAAGCATACAGGGTACTAAAAATAGGAGGTAAAGCCTGTGTCATAGGTCCTGTGTATCCAACCTTTTGGTTGTCTCAATTCTTTGCAGATATGTGGATGCTCTTTCCAAAGGAGGAAGAGTATATTGAATGGTTTACGAAAGCTGGTTTCAAGGATGTTAAGCTGAAGAGGATTGGTCCAAAATGGTACCGTGGAGTCCGTCGGCATGGATTGATCATGGGTTGCTCTGTGACAGGTGTAAAGCCTTTATCAGGAGACTCCCCCCTACAG CTTGGTCCTAAGGCAGAGGATGTAAAGAAGCCTGTGAATCCATTTGTGTTCCTCCTAAGGTTTCTTCTTGGGACCATTGCAGCAACCTACTTTGTACTGGTTCCCATCTACATGTggatcaaagataaaatcgtccCAAAGGGTCAACCTATATGA
- the LOC123211534 gene encoding 2-methyl-6-phytyl-1,4-hydroquinone methyltransferase, chloroplastic-like isoform X1: MASIAPTGLGFAGSDFHGRCLCFPKIRLVSYNRKQNALMFRTRCSISSSRPASQPRFIQHKKEAFWFYRFLSIVYDHIINPGHWTEDMRDEALEPADLYDRNMRVVDVGGGTGFTTLGIVKHVDAKNVTILDQSPHQLAKAKKKEPLKECTIIEGDAEDLPFPTDYADRYVSAGSIEYWPDPQRGIKEAYRVLKIGGKACVIGPVYPTFWLSQFFADMWMLFPKEEEYIEWFTKAGFKDVKLKRIGPKWYRGVRRHGLIMGCSVTGVKPLSGDSPLQQLGPKAEDVKKPVNPFVFLLRFLLGTIAATYFVLVPIYMWIKDKIVPKGQPI, from the exons ATGGCTTCAATTGCCCCAACTGGGTTAGGATTTGCGGGCTCAGATTTTCATGGTAGGTGCTTGTGCTTCCCAAAGATCAGGTTAGTGTCTTACAATAGGAAACAAAATGCTCTGATGTTTAGAACCAGATGCAGTATATCATCTTCAAGGCCTGCTTCTCAGCCGAGGTTCATACAACACAAGAAAGAGGCATTTTGGTTTTACAGGTTCTTATCTATAGTGTATGACCATATCATAAATCCTGGTCACTGGACTGAGGACATGAGAGATGAGGCGTTAGAGCCTGCTGATCTCTATGATAGGAATATGAGAGTGGTAGATGTTGGCGGCGGGACTGGATTTACAACTCTTGGTATAGTTAAGCATGTGGATGCCAAAAATGTTACAATTCTTGATCAGTCACCACATCAGCTTGCCAAGGCGAAAAAGAAGGAGCCCTTGAAGGAATGCACCATAATTGAAGGTGATGCAGAGGATCTCCCATTCCCGACTGATTACGCAGATCGCTATGTGTCAGCTGGAAg TATTGAGTACTGGCCAGACCCACAACGTGGCATCAAAGAAGCATACAGGGTACTAAAAATAGGAGGTAAAGCCTGTGTCATAGGTCCTGTGTATCCAACCTTTTGGTTGTCTCAATTCTTTGCAGATATGTGGATGCTCTTTCCAAAGGAGGAAGAGTATATTGAATGGTTTACGAAAGCTGGTTTCAAGGATGTTAAGCTGAAGAGGATTGGTCCAAAATGGTACCGTGGAGTCCGTCGGCATGGATTGATCATGGGTTGCTCTGTGACAGGTGTAAAGCCTTTATCAGGAGACTCCCCCCTACAG CAGCTTGGTCCTAAGGCAGAGGATGTAAAGAAGCCTGTGAATCCATTTGTGTTCCTCCTAAGGTTTCTTCTTGGGACCATTGCAGCAACCTACTTTGTACTGGTTCCCATCTACATGTggatcaaagataaaatcgtccCAAAGGGTCAACCTATATGA
- the LOC123212154 gene encoding calmodulin-like protein 11 gives MANALTDEQIVEFKEAFCLFDKDGDGCITVEELATVIRSLDQNPTEDELQDMIDEVDADGNGTIEFAEFLSLMAKKMKETDAEEELKEAFKVFDKDQNGYISANELRHVMINLGEKLTDEEVDQMIKEADLDGDGQVNYEEFVKMMMTAG, from the exons ATGGCAAATGCACTGACTGATGAACAGATTGTTGAGTTTAAAGAAGCCTTTTGTCTCTTCGATAAAGATGGGGACG GTTGTATCACTGTTGAAGAATTGGCGACTGTGATTCGATCTCTGGATCAAAATCCAACAGAAGATGAACTGCAGGACATGATCGACGAAGTGGACGCTGATGGAAATGGGACGATTGAGTTTGCAGAGTTTTTGAGCTTAATGGCCAAAAAAATGAAGGAAACTGACGCAGAGGAGGAGCTTAAAGAAGCTTTTAAAGTATTTGATAAAGATCAAAATGGATACATATCAGCTAATGAg CTGAGGCACGTCATGATCAATCTAGGTGAAAAGTTGACGGACGAAGAAGTAGATCAGATGATCAAGGAGGCGGATTTGGACGGTGATGGCCAAGTTAATTACGAAGAATTCGTCAAGATGATGATGACCGCTGGATAA